A portion of the Aphelocoma coerulescens isolate FSJ_1873_10779 chromosome 1, UR_Acoe_1.0, whole genome shotgun sequence genome contains these proteins:
- the WASF3 gene encoding actin-binding protein WASF3 isoform X1: MPLVKRNIEPRHLCRGALPEGITSELECVTNSTLAAIIRQLSSLSKHAEDIFGELFNEANSFYIRANSLQDRIDRLAVKVTQLDSTVEEVSLQDINMKKAFKSSTVQDQQVVSKNSIPNPVADIYNQSDKPPPLNILSPYRDDKKDGLKFYTDPSYFFDLWKEKMLQDTEDKRKEKRRQKEQKRIDGTTREVKKVRKARNRRQEWNMMAYDKELRPDNRLSQSVYHGASSEGSLSPDTRSHASDVTDYSYPATPNHSHHQQIAMPSYGAGDGPQYMAASQSHEHEYRPPSTTVRHATLNRPQQPPPPPPQPSDGQHSSVPVVPAEYGMLPAQMVDYYNPTGPPPPPPPPMIPSAQTAFVSPLQLPVPPSHSGLVTGSTYAATHPPPSGGLVVTAPPPPGPPPPPPGPPAAGASLSSSPMHAPPASEAKQAPMSDARSDLLAAIRMGIQLKKVQEQREQEAKREPVGNDVATILSRRIAVEYSDSDDDSEFDENDWSD; this comes from the exons ATGCCTTTGGTGAAAAGGAACATTGAACCACGGCATCTCTGCCGAGGAGCTCTGCCAGAGggaattacaagtgaactggaATGTGTAACAAATAGCACCCTTGCTGCTATCATACGCCAGCTAAGCAGCTTAA GCAAACATGCTGAAGACATATTTGGTGAATTGTTTAATGAGGCCAACAGCTTCTACATCAGAGCAAATTCCCTCCAAGACAGAATTGATCGCCTTGCTGTCAAAGTCACCCAGCTGGATTCAACAGTGGAAGAGG TATCCTTACAGGACATCAACATGAAAAAAGCATTCAAGAGCTCAACAGTTCAAGACCAGCAGGTAGTTTCAAAGAACAGCATTCCGAACCCGGTGGCTGATATTTATAATCAAAGTGACAAACCACCACCTCTGAATATTCTTTCACCTTATAG GGATGATAAGAAAGATGGATTGAAGTTTTATACCGATCCTTCCTATTTTTTTGatctttggaaagaaaaaatgttacAAGATACTGAAGATAAGCgaaaagaaaagaggagacAAAAG GAGCAAAAGCGTATAGATGGCACCACCCGTGAGGTGAAAAAGGTTAGAAAAGCCAGGAACAGACGCCAGGAGTGGAATATGATGGCATATGACAAAGAGCTTAGACCTGACAACAGGTTGTCTCAAAGTGTGTACCATGGAGCATCTTCCGAGGGATCACTGTCCCCAGATACTAG GTCCCATGCATCTGATGTTACAGATTATTCTTATCCTGCTACTCCGAATCATTCCCACCATCAGCAGATAGCAATGCCGTCATATGGAGCAGGAGATGGTCCCCAGTACATGGCAGCATCCCAAAGCCATGAGCATGAATACAGACCACCCTCCACCACTGTACGACACGCCACTTTAAACAGACCTCAGCAACCACCTCCACCTCCACCCCAGCCTTCAGATGGCCAGCACAGCTCAGTACCTGTGGTACCAGCAGAATATGG gatgctccctgctcagatGGTGGATTATTACAATCCTACAGGTCCTCCCCCTCCGCCTCCCCCCCCTATGATTCCTTCAGCACAAACTGCATTTGTCAGTCCCCTTCAGCttcctgtgccaccttcccATTCTGGACTGGTGACTGGCTCTACATATGCAGCTactcatcctcctccttctgGTGGGCTTGTTGtcactgctcctcctcctcccggcccacctcctccccctccaggcccacctgctgcaggtgcatccctctcttcctcccccaTGCACGCTCCTCCGGCGTCGGAGGCGAAGCAGGCACCGATGAGCGATGCACGGAGCGATCTTCTGGCTGCCATCAGGATGG GAATCCAGCTGAAAAAGGTGCAGGAGCAGCGTGAGCAGGAGGCGAAGCGCGAGCCCGTTGGCAACGACGTGGCCACCATCCTGTCCAGGCGCATTGCTGTGGAGTACAGCGATTCCGACGACGACTCCGAGTTTGATGAGAACGACTGGTCAGATTGA
- the WASF3 gene encoding actin-binding protein WASF3 isoform X2 → MPLVKRNIEPRHLCRGALPEGITSELECVTNSTLAAIIRQLSSLSKHAEDIFGELFNEANSFYIRANSLQDRIDRLAVKVTQLDSTVEEVSLQDINMKKAFKSSTVQDQQVVSKNSIPNPVADIYNQSDKPPPLNILSPYRDDKKDGLKFYTDPSYFFDLWKEKMLQDTEDKRKEKRRQKREKHKLNPNRNQQINVRKVRTRKEEWERRKMGIEFMSDAKKMEQAGSMKEDKMPKGSHASDVTDYSYPATPNHSHHQQIAMPSYGAGDGPQYMAASQSHEHEYRPPSTTVRHATLNRPQQPPPPPPQPSDGQHSSVPVVPAEYGMLPAQMVDYYNPTGPPPPPPPPMIPSAQTAFVSPLQLPVPPSHSGLVTGSTYAATHPPPSGGLVVTAPPPPGPPPPPPGPPAAGASLSSSPMHAPPASEAKQAPMSDARSDLLAAIRMGIQLKKVQEQREQEAKREPVGNDVATILSRRIAVEYSDSDDDSEFDENDWSD, encoded by the exons ATGCCTTTGGTGAAAAGGAACATTGAACCACGGCATCTCTGCCGAGGAGCTCTGCCAGAGggaattacaagtgaactggaATGTGTAACAAATAGCACCCTTGCTGCTATCATACGCCAGCTAAGCAGCTTAA GCAAACATGCTGAAGACATATTTGGTGAATTGTTTAATGAGGCCAACAGCTTCTACATCAGAGCAAATTCCCTCCAAGACAGAATTGATCGCCTTGCTGTCAAAGTCACCCAGCTGGATTCAACAGTGGAAGAGG TATCCTTACAGGACATCAACATGAAAAAAGCATTCAAGAGCTCAACAGTTCAAGACCAGCAGGTAGTTTCAAAGAACAGCATTCCGAACCCGGTGGCTGATATTTATAATCAAAGTGACAAACCACCACCTCTGAATATTCTTTCACCTTATAG GGATGATAAGAAAGATGGATTGAAGTTTTATACCGATCCTTCCTATTTTTTTGatctttggaaagaaaaaatgttacAAGATACTGAAGATAAGCgaaaagaaaagaggagacAAAAG AGAGAGAAACACAAGCTGAATCCAAACAGAAACCAGCAAATTAATGTGAGAAAAGTAAGAACAAGAAAAGAAGagtgggagagaaggaaaatgggCATTGAGTTCATGAGTGACGCAAAGAAAATGGAACAGGCAGGAAGCATGAAAGAGGACAAAATGCCCAAAGG GTCCCATGCATCTGATGTTACAGATTATTCTTATCCTGCTACTCCGAATCATTCCCACCATCAGCAGATAGCAATGCCGTCATATGGAGCAGGAGATGGTCCCCAGTACATGGCAGCATCCCAAAGCCATGAGCATGAATACAGACCACCCTCCACCACTGTACGACACGCCACTTTAAACAGACCTCAGCAACCACCTCCACCTCCACCCCAGCCTTCAGATGGCCAGCACAGCTCAGTACCTGTGGTACCAGCAGAATATGG gatgctccctgctcagatGGTGGATTATTACAATCCTACAGGTCCTCCCCCTCCGCCTCCCCCCCCTATGATTCCTTCAGCACAAACTGCATTTGTCAGTCCCCTTCAGCttcctgtgccaccttcccATTCTGGACTGGTGACTGGCTCTACATATGCAGCTactcatcctcctccttctgGTGGGCTTGTTGtcactgctcctcctcctcccggcccacctcctccccctccaggcccacctgctgcaggtgcatccctctcttcctcccccaTGCACGCTCCTCCGGCGTCGGAGGCGAAGCAGGCACCGATGAGCGATGCACGGAGCGATCTTCTGGCTGCCATCAGGATGG GAATCCAGCTGAAAAAGGTGCAGGAGCAGCGTGAGCAGGAGGCGAAGCGCGAGCCCGTTGGCAACGACGTGGCCACCATCCTGTCCAGGCGCATTGCTGTGGAGTACAGCGATTCCGACGACGACTCCGAGTTTGATGAGAACGACTGGTCAGATTGA